From a region of the Paenibacillus sp. FSL R10-2734 genome:
- a CDS encoding discoidin domain-containing protein: MKTAKGLWIACFVTCLLIIGLGSPFTTQAKADPALRLTVNNTHPLNMIGFYYSDSSDLVQLWNSVPDNQKPYSTILLIAENSLNNTATVKNWITARLDEAEANNISVMVQAINGETKKSTAIPISWFEGLMQNYTSLKGFNAAELYNSIPWYGQTEGNHSQYLADLLNMTSQYGGLFVWSDTNIFSANGTVLDWIQNNSNLIEAMRAHKDNFAFIYKESFTDRSSDSLGLGLFLSGLAGNWGTSSDWWHWQLAGYGQLFGNWNSANGDWKQIFTYPESMYVMDMIRAASEGATIFKSEAGWYSTSNQGRLTPGYVHATLPYLNKILDGSIHIPTRAEVLAKNKFAYIGRPAFSVPYESNYSAIFMKTGRYGIIPLLPTNSNAAELANFENTSTVAKNEAYFQSLYPEETYATDTFASRNGNTWYWMNSSENTDIFQSSTLKPQVNTSGYFNIGANPHTYAVITESADTFNVHLNNYRVNKSSIYNGTSWDKAAINSYIYNTYSTTPDDTTLRNTIIKVSGNYNGDKPTLSITGDNGFTYTETWNASSNLYTLSIMHNGPVDLVIGVNSSVTTAPTIPTGLAGSVIDSHSVNITWDSTANAIAYDVETDGVVSSSLDASSIISGFPENTTHTFRVRAKNTVGASAWSAPVSVTTLPNVALNKPATAQVTASGYSPAAANDSNLSNFWDGGSYPSWWQVDLQGNYNINNIGINTYADGRYYKYTIQASTDGTNWTNIAEKTNNNPAAQVADSYNVSTIARYLRVNITYNSANQSAHISDFQVHGTAVSTNVALDKPATAQFTASGYSPSSANDSNTSSFWDGGSYPSWWQVDLEGIYNITSIKLSNYYSDTRYYHYTIEASTDNTNWTQIAAKTNNTVETSSGVTIPVSATVRYVRVNITHNSANGSAHIKDIQIF, encoded by the coding sequence ATGAAGACTGCAAAAGGATTGTGGATAGCTTGTTTTGTGACATGCTTATTAATCATTGGATTAGGGAGTCCATTTACAACCCAAGCTAAAGCTGATCCTGCATTAAGATTAACAGTAAACAACACGCATCCACTGAATATGATCGGATTTTATTACTCTGATTCTTCGGATCTTGTGCAATTATGGAATTCAGTACCTGACAACCAGAAGCCGTATTCGACCATATTACTTATTGCTGAGAATTCATTAAACAACACGGCTACGGTAAAGAACTGGATTACAGCACGGTTAGATGAAGCCGAAGCTAATAACATATCTGTTATGGTGCAAGCCATTAATGGTGAGACGAAGAAAAGCACTGCCATTCCAATCAGCTGGTTCGAAGGCTTAATGCAAAATTACACATCATTAAAAGGCTTCAATGCAGCAGAATTATACAACTCCATTCCATGGTATGGACAAACGGAAGGAAATCATTCGCAATATTTGGCGGATCTACTGAACATGACATCGCAATATGGTGGTCTATTTGTATGGTCAGATACGAATATCTTTAGCGCGAATGGAACGGTACTAGACTGGATCCAAAATAACTCTAATTTAATTGAGGCGATGCGCGCACATAAAGATAATTTCGCCTTCATTTATAAAGAGTCCTTTACGGATCGTTCATCTGACAGTCTCGGCTTAGGGTTATTCTTATCTGGGTTAGCAGGGAACTGGGGAACAAGCTCAGATTGGTGGCACTGGCAACTTGCCGGGTATGGTCAATTATTCGGGAATTGGAATAGTGCGAATGGGGATTGGAAGCAGATCTTCACGTATCCTGAATCCATGTATGTCATGGATATGATTCGTGCTGCTAGTGAAGGAGCAACCATATTTAAATCTGAAGCTGGTTGGTATTCGACATCCAATCAAGGGCGTTTGACTCCGGGATACGTGCACGCAACATTGCCGTACTTAAATAAAATCCTTGATGGCAGTATTCATATTCCAACTAGAGCAGAGGTATTAGCTAAGAATAAATTTGCATATATTGGGCGTCCAGCATTTTCTGTACCGTATGAATCCAACTATTCAGCTATTTTCATGAAAACAGGACGATACGGCATTATCCCACTGCTTCCTACGAATTCGAATGCAGCAGAATTAGCGAATTTCGAGAACACATCGACAGTAGCGAAGAACGAGGCATATTTCCAATCGTTATATCCTGAAGAAACATATGCCACAGATACTTTCGCCTCTCGAAACGGAAATACCTGGTATTGGATGAATAGTAGTGAGAATACAGACATTTTCCAAAGTTCGACCCTTAAGCCGCAGGTGAATACGAGTGGGTATTTCAATATCGGTGCTAATCCGCACACCTATGCCGTCATTACCGAATCTGCGGATACATTCAATGTTCATCTGAATAATTATCGAGTCAATAAAAGCTCCATCTATAATGGAACGAGCTGGGATAAGGCTGCGATCAATAGTTACATCTATAATACGTATTCGACAACTCCAGATGATACTACGTTAAGAAATACAATTATTAAAGTGAGTGGGAATTATAATGGTGATAAACCGACACTAAGTATAACAGGAGATAATGGCTTTACTTACACAGAAACGTGGAACGCTTCTAGTAATCTCTATACCTTATCCATTATGCATAACGGTCCCGTTGATTTGGTTATTGGCGTGAATAGCTCCGTGACTACCGCTCCAACTATTCCGACAGGGCTCGCCGGATCCGTTATCGATAGTCATTCCGTGAACATCACTTGGGATTCTACCGCTAATGCCATTGCCTATGATGTAGAAACAGATGGTGTCGTCAGCAGTTCTTTAGATGCCTCAAGCATCATAAGTGGTTTTCCGGAAAATACGACACATACATTTAGAGTAAGAGCAAAGAACACTGTAGGTGCTAGTGCGTGGAGCGCACCAGTGAGCGTCACTACGTTACCTAACGTGGCATTGAATAAACCTGCAACAGCACAGGTAACGGCTTCCGGATATTCTCCTGCAGCTGCGAATGATTCGAATCTATCGAACTTCTGGGATGGAGGCAGTTATCCGAGCTGGTGGCAAGTGGATCTACAAGGAAATTATAATATTAATAATATTGGTATCAATACGTATGCCGATGGAAGATATTACAAATATACTATTCAAGCCAGTACAGACGGGACCAATTGGACTAATATTGCGGAGAAAACCAATAATAATCCTGCAGCACAAGTGGCAGACTCCTATAATGTCTCCACGATCGCTAGATATCTACGAGTGAATATTACGTATAATTCGGCCAACCAAAGTGCGCATATTAGCGATTTTCAAGTGCATGGCACGGCAGTGAGTACGAATGTGGCACTCGATAAACCTGCAACGGCACAGTTTACTGCATCGGGATATTCGCCGTCTTCGGCGAATGATTCGAACACATCAAGTTTCTGGGATGGAGGCAGTTATCCAAGCTGGTGGCAAGTGGATCTAGAAGGTATTTATAATATCACATCTATTAAACTTTCTAACTATTACTCGGATACGAGATATTACCATTATACGATTGAGGCAAGTACAGATAACACGAACTGGACGCAGATTGCAGCCAAGACCAATAATACCGTAGAAACTTCCAGTGGAGTGACGATTCCAGTGTCGGCAACAGTAAGATATGTTAGGGTGAATATTACCCACAATTCTGCTAATGGAAGTGCTCATATTAAAGATATCCAGATATTCTAA
- a CDS encoding sugar-binding domain-containing protein, translated as MRRNKRIPQCSTAGFYEIKDSPRHVFNFNPGWRFYKGEVKGAQDEYFNDNTWEAASLPHGLEILGENASGMRNYQGPAWYRKHFTLPEALLNKRIVVHFEAVMGEANVWVNGQMAVQHCGGYLPFAADITHLVYHDGRRNVIAVRADNSDNLTYPPGKPQDYLDFSYFGGIYRDVYMIGTESLHVSHPLLSQTIAGGGVFVGIHDIEGNDAEIEIRTEIINEDDRVRNIILRTTLETMEGTELIALQEEVGIPMGETTAFIQQINAADIRLWHPDDPYLHFIRTELWEGNMLIDSLRTRFGIRLFEMRDHEGFFINKQRIVEKLSGVNRHQDYAYVGNALPDSGQWRDAVLIREGGSNIVRAAHYPLASSFMDACDELGLLVTVATPGWQYYNHEDPIFEQRVLGDTRAMVRRDRNRPAVLLWETALNETDDQPISMLRKLHHIVHEEIPFPGVYTAADVISAKKADLDLYYHGNVPYNKCSIRREYGDGGEVDNFVSQNAMTRVKREWGEQAMLTQALIRAKDLNEMFSTPTKQIGATVWCGIDHQRGYHPDPFLGGLLDVFRLPRYSYYLFKSQHHPDFTLDGIETGPMVYITHELTQVSGHDVILFSNCEEVRLTWLGVEIGTQKPEAGYEAMPHPPVIFKDVFDFHEISTNWRGRTGEIEMVAEGLIAGKVVCRKVRKYPERLSGIRLEIDDVNIDLSADGSDFVPVRAVLIDNKGVPKVLSNEFVHFTVEGPGEIIESSVYGVNPMRTQFGVATVLIRATTEVGEIQVTATSDGVGMDQIVLQSQAPLLPLLYDKSYVCTSSNSNAGTTESQQTSATNIMRAPSELEMSKLEATIKRLKLELISKEQDIMELRGNTPNHLYEMSRTKEVF; from the coding sequence ATGAGACGTAATAAAAGAATTCCGCAATGTTCTACTGCAGGTTTTTATGAAATAAAAGATAGTCCAAGACATGTGTTTAACTTTAATCCCGGATGGCGCTTCTATAAAGGCGAAGTCAAAGGGGCACAGGATGAGTATTTTAATGATAATACATGGGAGGCTGCGAGCCTGCCACATGGGCTTGAGATCCTCGGTGAGAATGCTAGTGGAATGCGCAATTATCAAGGTCCTGCATGGTATCGCAAGCATTTCACACTTCCTGAAGCCTTACTCAATAAACGTATTGTTGTACATTTTGAAGCCGTCATGGGTGAAGCGAATGTATGGGTGAACGGACAGATGGCGGTTCAGCATTGTGGAGGCTACCTTCCTTTTGCGGCGGATATTACTCATTTGGTCTATCATGATGGACGACGCAATGTCATTGCTGTGCGTGCGGATAACTCAGACAATCTGACATATCCTCCAGGGAAGCCGCAGGATTACTTGGATTTCAGTTATTTCGGTGGAATCTATCGCGATGTCTATATGATTGGAACAGAATCACTGCATGTATCTCATCCTCTCCTAAGTCAGACGATTGCTGGTGGTGGTGTCTTCGTCGGTATTCACGACATCGAAGGAAACGACGCTGAGATAGAAATTCGAACAGAAATTATTAATGAGGATGATCGTGTCCGCAATATTATACTGCGCACCACGCTGGAAACGATGGAGGGTACGGAGCTCATTGCTCTTCAAGAAGAAGTAGGTATACCAATGGGAGAGACAACAGCATTCATACAGCAAATCAATGCGGCTGATATTCGATTGTGGCATCCAGACGATCCGTATTTGCATTTCATACGCACGGAATTGTGGGAAGGTAATATGTTAATTGATAGTCTTAGAACTCGCTTTGGAATTCGGTTATTCGAAATGCGAGATCACGAGGGATTCTTCATTAATAAACAACGTATCGTTGAGAAATTAAGTGGTGTCAATCGTCATCAAGATTATGCATACGTCGGCAACGCTTTACCCGATTCGGGACAATGGCGGGATGCTGTCTTAATTCGCGAGGGCGGCTCGAACATTGTGCGTGCGGCGCATTATCCACTTGCCTCTTCGTTCATGGATGCTTGCGATGAGCTTGGACTATTGGTGACAGTAGCAACGCCTGGCTGGCAGTATTATAATCATGAGGATCCGATATTTGAACAACGTGTACTTGGAGATACACGGGCGATGGTCAGACGTGATCGGAATCGTCCTGCAGTTCTATTATGGGAAACTGCGCTAAATGAAACGGATGATCAACCGATTTCGATGTTGAGGAAGCTGCACCATATTGTACATGAAGAAATCCCATTTCCTGGCGTATATACAGCTGCGGATGTAATAAGTGCGAAGAAAGCGGATTTAGATTTATATTATCATGGAAATGTACCCTATAATAAATGCTCCATTCGACGTGAGTACGGCGATGGTGGCGAAGTGGATAATTTTGTATCACAGAATGCGATGACACGTGTGAAGCGGGAATGGGGAGAGCAGGCGATGCTTACGCAAGCGCTCATTCGGGCGAAGGATCTGAATGAGATGTTCTCAACACCTACGAAGCAAATTGGCGCTACCGTTTGGTGCGGGATCGACCATCAGCGAGGCTACCATCCAGATCCATTCCTCGGTGGCCTCCTAGATGTCTTCCGATTACCACGGTACTCCTATTATTTATTCAAGAGTCAGCACCATCCAGACTTTACACTGGACGGTATTGAGACAGGGCCCATGGTATACATCACTCATGAACTGACTCAGGTTTCAGGTCATGATGTTATCTTATTTTCCAATTGTGAAGAAGTACGGTTGACCTGGCTAGGTGTCGAAATTGGAACACAGAAACCAGAAGCAGGCTATGAAGCAATGCCACATCCCCCTGTTATATTCAAGGATGTATTCGATTTCCATGAAATCTCCACGAATTGGCGGGGACGCACGGGGGAAATCGAAATGGTTGCTGAGGGTTTGATTGCGGGGAAAGTTGTCTGTCGCAAAGTGAGGAAATATCCAGAACGACTCTCTGGAATCAGATTGGAGATTGACGACGTCAACATTGATCTCTCGGCAGATGGATCTGATTTTGTACCTGTACGTGCAGTATTGATTGACAATAAAGGAGTTCCAAAGGTATTAAGCAATGAATTTGTTCATTTCACTGTAGAGGGTCCTGGTGAGATCATTGAGAGCTCCGTTTATGGAGTCAATCCGATGCGAACGCAGTTCGGTGTCGCGACAGTATTAATCCGTGCGACGACCGAAGTGGGAGAAATACAAGTAACTGCAACTAGCGATGGCGTGGGCATGGATCAAATTGTATTGCAATCCCAAGCACCGCTGCTTCCTTTGTTATATGATAAATCGTATGTATGCACTAGCAGTAATTCGAATGCTGGAACAACTGAATCACAGCAAACATCTGCAACGAATATCATGCGGGCGCCTTCAGAATTAGAAATGAGCAAATTAGAAGCGACGATCAAACGATTGAAGCTTGAGTTGATTAGTAAAGAACAGGACATTATGGAGTTGCGAGGAAATACACCAAATCATTTGTATGAGATGAGCAGAACTAAGGAGGTCTTTTAG
- a CDS encoding glycoside hydrolase family 95 protein, whose product MTQMTMSSSQRLWYQQPAANWEEALPIGNGRMGGMVFGGVHEERIDLNEDTLWSGFVRDTNNYDAIRHLSRVRDLVDKRHYKEAEELVERHMLGPWNECYLPLGSLHIQHLEHQGTASTYERSLNVKTGISSTVFSLLGDTFNREVFVSAPEQCMVVSYSSSRSEGIPISVKLESQLKYHIVQQSGNSTTLFLAGRCPSHVEPNYIEDHPQPIIYEEGKGLRFVVGMKVLLDNGTVKWSEQGDALEIRNADRFTFLLTAISDYSEIHTEGYNRELDLEAICVERLEAASLLSYDELKNRHLVDFEALSSRVELFLEKNECSALPTDQRLHAVQQGAEDPDLAALYMHYGRYLLISSSRPGSQPANLQGLWSREIRAPWGSNWTTNINIQMNYWHAETSNLRECHMPLFDWTERLAQKGKRTALIHYGSKGWAAHHNVDIWMDSSPAGGQAVWAFWPMAGAWLCAHLWEHYAFHQDDAYLLQKAFPIMKGAAEFYLDWLILDSDTGRFITSPSTSPENKFLTPEGEPCAISKASTLDLILIRELFTNCMTAIEILNQDHELGQELQRVLRNLQPLQIGNDGRLQEWMEPHVEHEPGHRHLSHLYGLYPGAGIQFDRDEELTKAIRASLEYRLEHGGGRTGWSCAWGMALWARLRDGEEAHENWLALLQSSTFLNLFDGHPYMIDTRIDYSRSIFQIDGNLGTAAAIVEMLVQSHADEIHLLPALPAAWSEGQVRGLRARGGCTVDMSWQDGKVTDIRLVSEHGGSYWVRTAVALNIGASVIQSLRVHEDYRYEIRLQAEEQLFLKAMS is encoded by the coding sequence GGGAAGAGGCATTACCAATTGGGAACGGGCGAATGGGGGGCATGGTGTTCGGAGGTGTTCACGAAGAGCGAATTGATCTGAATGAAGATACCTTGTGGTCGGGATTTGTTCGCGACACGAATAATTATGATGCGATTCGTCACTTGTCACGAGTAAGAGATTTGGTTGATAAGAGGCATTATAAAGAAGCAGAAGAACTTGTTGAGCGTCATATGTTGGGGCCGTGGAATGAATGTTACTTGCCATTAGGGAGCCTTCATATTCAACATCTAGAACATCAAGGCACGGCAAGTACATACGAACGCTCGTTGAATGTAAAGACAGGGATTTCATCTACTGTCTTTTCTCTCCTTGGTGATACATTCAATCGAGAAGTGTTCGTGAGCGCCCCAGAGCAGTGTATGGTCGTAAGTTACTCTAGCTCAAGGTCAGAAGGAATACCAATTTCCGTGAAACTTGAGAGTCAACTTAAGTATCATATTGTACAACAGTCAGGGAATTCAACGACTCTGTTCCTCGCTGGGCGGTGTCCAAGTCACGTTGAACCGAACTATATCGAAGACCATCCTCAGCCTATTATCTATGAAGAAGGTAAAGGATTGCGATTTGTTGTAGGCATGAAGGTTTTATTGGATAACGGTACTGTGAAATGGAGTGAGCAAGGTGATGCACTAGAGATTCGAAACGCAGATAGGTTCACTTTTTTACTCACTGCAATATCAGATTATTCCGAGATTCATACGGAAGGGTATAATCGTGAACTAGATTTGGAAGCTATATGTGTAGAGCGTTTGGAAGCAGCAAGTCTATTATCATATGACGAGCTAAAGAATCGTCATCTCGTTGACTTTGAAGCTTTATCGAGTAGGGTAGAGCTATTTCTCGAAAAAAATGAATGTTCAGCGCTCCCAACAGACCAACGCTTACATGCAGTACAACAAGGTGCAGAAGATCCTGATTTAGCAGCCTTATACATGCATTATGGTCGATACTTACTCATATCCAGCTCCAGACCGGGTTCACAACCCGCCAACTTACAAGGTTTATGGTCACGTGAAATAAGAGCTCCATGGGGGAGTAATTGGACAACGAATATTAATATTCAAATGAATTATTGGCATGCCGAAACATCTAATCTTCGTGAATGCCACATGCCCTTGTTCGATTGGACAGAGAGACTTGCTCAAAAAGGGAAACGAACAGCACTCATTCATTATGGAAGTAAAGGGTGGGCTGCACATCATAATGTAGATATTTGGATGGATTCTTCACCTGCAGGAGGCCAAGCGGTATGGGCGTTCTGGCCCATGGCAGGAGCGTGGTTATGTGCACATTTGTGGGAGCATTATGCGTTTCACCAGGATGATGCATATCTGTTGCAAAAGGCGTTCCCGATAATGAAAGGAGCGGCTGAATTCTATCTAGACTGGTTGATACTTGATTCTGATACAGGTCGGTTCATTACTAGTCCCTCGACTTCGCCAGAGAATAAATTCCTCACACCAGAGGGTGAACCCTGTGCAATCTCGAAAGCGTCTACATTGGATTTGATATTAATCCGTGAACTATTCACTAATTGCATGACCGCAATTGAAATATTGAATCAAGACCATGAATTAGGTCAAGAGTTACAACGAGTGCTTCGCAATCTTCAGCCTTTGCAAATAGGAAATGACGGTCGACTACAAGAATGGATGGAACCTCATGTGGAGCATGAACCTGGACATCGTCATTTATCGCATTTATATGGCCTGTACCCTGGTGCGGGTATTCAGTTTGATCGGGACGAGGAGCTTACGAAGGCCATTCGCGCTTCATTAGAATATCGCTTGGAGCATGGGGGGGGAAGAACAGGCTGGAGCTGCGCGTGGGGAATGGCATTATGGGCAAGACTTCGTGATGGGGAAGAAGCGCATGAGAACTGGCTTGCGCTATTACAGAGTTCAACATTCCTGAATTTATTCGATGGGCATCCCTATATGATCGATACACGAATTGATTACTCCCGCTCGATCTTTCAGATAGATGGTAACTTGGGGACGGCGGCAGCAATTGTCGAAATGCTCGTACAGAGTCATGCCGACGAGATTCACCTCTTGCCTGCACTGCCTGCGGCATGGTCAGAAGGGCAAGTTCGGGGGCTACGTGCTCGCGGGGGCTGCACCGTGGATATGTCATGGCAAGACGGTAAAGTTACTGATATTAGACTAGTCTCAGAGCATGGAGGTAGTTATTGGGTAAGGACAGCGGTGGCATTAAACATCGGTGCAAGTGTTATTCAATCACTTCGTGTACATGAGGACTACCGATATGAAATACGATTGCAAGCAGAAGAGCAATTGTTTTTAAAGGCTATGTCATAA